A genomic region of Thunnus albacares chromosome 2, fThuAlb1.1, whole genome shotgun sequence contains the following coding sequences:
- the LOC122966053 gene encoding uncharacterized protein LOC122966053 isoform X2, which produces MKVVAVLALLVVNLCLSRCCYGEGPILLCLQIPQAFSPGYSTLVMILKDVGEINSTALRSDDLTSVTRLKIADARVTGVAARAFSSFQNLTSLHLEQNLLTEISPSWFSRPAVLHELNLTQNLIEVLNESMLNGFTGLSRLSLNKNRIRTIDPNSFNLLTNLAELDLSDNRMTKVSPQVFRSLNSTRMRLDENPWDCSCEAEEFVDFLKDLGSRSLLEEEMKVTCESPPSLKGRPVWNVLVCVTSPPPGPSAGTKTSPTHVPAPTLLTVTETSIHPKSSDLPVPDPAATGITETRVTFPPRPPSDPNIVGTFIAVIVVLCVLLFVVCILAVLYRRKRNSKAVMPGPQKEDGRLSRASPGLSEKRNFTGNKHEDSETGWRRPFTGVRAKSANALLFTSPFCVFGKDQATLQTAIETSSKDTEIPSEGKQTAGSESEAAGGVEAENITDSTDEMKKNKKQALDEDTHCVSVNTETVPYLSIGTDQNKPDDFNKQSADSQGQRSQAGKSMVRISTWPPTAVQWQERCKMKEEEEEEERAGECFKFQSEEKKVQSKENPSFFDKRGVKAEQTEELTALTRDPVLSKVSEFLKPSDKTSESASDHVNNCCSHLSDAHNQTDLRQEEGVQDSAAAPETSKLQKPNLEQLKPAEKLPRKISSKSCDKGELRNEPKRQRAETRSRSSKAPSDGASPDDETLLDGNEYAFMDLLHEVVQNNGRWTRERWKQVNKQRLNQQGQ; this is translated from the exons ATGAAGG TTGTTGCTGTTCTCGCTTTGTTGGTGGTGAATCTGTGTTTGAGCCGTTGTTGTTACGGAGAAGGACCGATTTTATTGTGCCTGCAGATACCACAAG CTTTCAGCCCCGGTTATTCAACTCTGGTGATGATTCTGAAGGACGTCGGAGAAATTAATTCCACCGCGTTACGCAGCGACGACCTCACCTCTGTCACCAGGCTCAAGATCGCCGACGCCAGAGTCACGGGAGTCGCCGCGAGAGCCTTCAGCTCCTTTCAAAACCTCACCAGTCTCCATTTAGAGCAGAACCTCCTGACAGAGATCAGCCCGAGCTGGTTCAGCAGGCCCGCCGTCCTCCATGAACTCAACCTCACACAAAACCTAATTGAAGTTCTGAACGAGTCCATGCTGAACGGGTTCACTGGCCTCTCGAGGCTCAGTCTGAATAAGAACAGGATCAGAACTATTGATCCAAACTCTTTTAACCTCCTAACCAACTTGGCTGAGTTGGACTTGTCTGACAACAGGATGACGAAGGTCTCACCTCAAGTCTTCAGGTCTCTCAACTCCACCAGGATGAGACTCGATGAGAACCCCTGGGACTGTTCATGTGAGGCGGAAGAGTTTGTTGACTTTCTAAAAG ATCTAGGGAGCAGATCTCTGCTGGAGGAAGAGATGAAGGTGACCTGTGAGAGTCCTCCATCCCTGAAAGGTCGACCTGTGTGGAACGTGTTGGTGTGTGTGACGTCACCTCCACCAGGACCATCTGCTG GAACAAAAACCTCACCCACCCATGTCCCTGCACCCACTTTATTGACCG tcACAGAAACTTCCATCCACCCTAAATCCTCTGACCTACCTGTACCTGACCCTGCAGCTACTGGAATCACTG AAACTCGTGTCACATTTCCACCACGACCTCCGTCAGATCCAAATATCGTCGGCACGTTCATCGCTGTGATCG TGGTCCTCTGCGTGCTGCTGTTTGTGGTTTGTATCCTCGCCGTGCTGTACAGGAGAAAACGCAACAGCAAAGCGGTGATGCCCGGACCTCAAAAAGAAGACGGCAGGTTGAGTCGTGCATCTCCGGGACTCTCTGAGAAGAGAAACTTCACTGGAAACAAACACGAGGACTCAGAGACGGGATGGAGGAGACCGTTTACTGGAGTCAGAGCTAAATCGGCAAATGCTTTGCTCTTCACATctcctttttgtgtgtttgggaAAGATCAAGCGACTTTACAAACTGCGATAGAGACTTCATCAAAAGACACAGAGATCCCATCTGAAGGAAAGCAGACAGCGGGGAGTGAAAGCGAAGCAGCAGGAGGTGTTGAAGCAGAAAATATCACAGATTCTACTGatgagatgaagaaaaacaagaaacaagctCTAGATGAAGACACccactgtgtttctgtcaacacTGAAACGGTGCCTTATTTGAGCATCGGTACCGACCAGAACAAACCCGATGATTTCAACAAACAGTCCGCTGACAgtcagggtcaaaggtcacaggcGGGTAAAAGTATGGTGAGGATCTCCACCTGGCCTCCGACTGCAGTTCAGTGGCAGGAAAGATGCAAgatgaaggaagaagaagaagaagaggaaagagctGGTGAGTGTTTCAAGTTTCAAAGTGAGGAGAAGAAAGTGCAAAGCAAAGAGAATCCGTCGTTTTTTGACAAACGGGGAGTCAAAGCCGAGCAAACGGAAGAATTAACGGCTCTGACGCGAGACCCAGTTCTCTCAAAAGTCTCCGAGTTCTTAAAACCAAGTGACAAGACTTCAGAGTCCGCGTCAGATCATGTAAACAACTGCTGCTCCCATCTGAGCGATGCTCATAACCAGACTGATCTGAGACAAGAGGAGGGGGTCCAGGACTCAGCCGCCGCACCAGAGACAAGTAAGCTCCAAAAACCGAATCTGGAACAACTCAAACCCGCAGAAAAGCTTCCACGGAAGATCAGCAGTAAGAGCTGCGACAAGGGAGAGCTGAGAAATGAGCCAAAGCGACAGAGGGCAGAAACTAGAAGTAGAAGCTCGAAGGCTCCTTCTGACGGCGCCTCACCGGATGATGAGACCCTGCTGGATGGCAACGAGTACGCCTTCATGGACCTGCTGCATGAGGTGGTGCAGAACAACGGCCGCTGGACCAGAGAGAGGTGGAAGCAAGTCAACAAGCAGCGCCTCAACCAGCAGGGACAATAA
- the LOC122966053 gene encoding uncharacterized protein LOC122966053 isoform X1, with protein MKVVAVLALLVVNLCLSRCCYGEGPILLCLQIPQAFSPGYSTLVMILKDVGEINSTALRSDDLTSVTRLKIADARVTGVAARAFSSFQNLTSLHLEQNLLTEISPSWFSRPAVLHELNLTQNLIEVLNESMLNGFTGLSRLSLNKNRIRTIDPNSFNLLTNLAELDLSDNRMTKVSPQVFRSLNSTRMRLDENPWDCSCEAEEFVDFLKDLGSRSLLEEEMKVTCESPPSLKGRPVWNVLVCVTSPPPGPSAGTKTSPTHVPAPTLLTATSMTSPSSPSSSVTETSIHPKSSDLPVPDPAATGITETRVTFPPRPPSDPNIVGTFIAVIVVLCVLLFVVCILAVLYRRKRNSKAVMPGPQKEDGRLSRASPGLSEKRNFTGNKHEDSETGWRRPFTGVRAKSANALLFTSPFCVFGKDQATLQTAIETSSKDTEIPSEGKQTAGSESEAAGGVEAENITDSTDEMKKNKKQALDEDTHCVSVNTETVPYLSIGTDQNKPDDFNKQSADSQGQRSQAGKSMVRISTWPPTAVQWQERCKMKEEEEEEERAGECFKFQSEEKKVQSKENPSFFDKRGVKAEQTEELTALTRDPVLSKVSEFLKPSDKTSESASDHVNNCCSHLSDAHNQTDLRQEEGVQDSAAAPETSKLQKPNLEQLKPAEKLPRKISSKSCDKGELRNEPKRQRAETRSRSSKAPSDGASPDDETLLDGNEYAFMDLLHEVVQNNGRWTRERWKQVNKQRLNQQGQ; from the exons ATGAAGG TTGTTGCTGTTCTCGCTTTGTTGGTGGTGAATCTGTGTTTGAGCCGTTGTTGTTACGGAGAAGGACCGATTTTATTGTGCCTGCAGATACCACAAG CTTTCAGCCCCGGTTATTCAACTCTGGTGATGATTCTGAAGGACGTCGGAGAAATTAATTCCACCGCGTTACGCAGCGACGACCTCACCTCTGTCACCAGGCTCAAGATCGCCGACGCCAGAGTCACGGGAGTCGCCGCGAGAGCCTTCAGCTCCTTTCAAAACCTCACCAGTCTCCATTTAGAGCAGAACCTCCTGACAGAGATCAGCCCGAGCTGGTTCAGCAGGCCCGCCGTCCTCCATGAACTCAACCTCACACAAAACCTAATTGAAGTTCTGAACGAGTCCATGCTGAACGGGTTCACTGGCCTCTCGAGGCTCAGTCTGAATAAGAACAGGATCAGAACTATTGATCCAAACTCTTTTAACCTCCTAACCAACTTGGCTGAGTTGGACTTGTCTGACAACAGGATGACGAAGGTCTCACCTCAAGTCTTCAGGTCTCTCAACTCCACCAGGATGAGACTCGATGAGAACCCCTGGGACTGTTCATGTGAGGCGGAAGAGTTTGTTGACTTTCTAAAAG ATCTAGGGAGCAGATCTCTGCTGGAGGAAGAGATGAAGGTGACCTGTGAGAGTCCTCCATCCCTGAAAGGTCGACCTGTGTGGAACGTGTTGGTGTGTGTGACGTCACCTCCACCAGGACCATCTGCTG GAACAAAAACCTCACCCACCCATGTCCCTGCACCCACTTTATTGACCG CAACTTCCATGACTTCAccttcatcaccttcatcatcagtcACAGAAACTTCCATCCACCCTAAATCCTCTGACCTACCTGTACCTGACCCTGCAGCTACTGGAATCACTG AAACTCGTGTCACATTTCCACCACGACCTCCGTCAGATCCAAATATCGTCGGCACGTTCATCGCTGTGATCG TGGTCCTCTGCGTGCTGCTGTTTGTGGTTTGTATCCTCGCCGTGCTGTACAGGAGAAAACGCAACAGCAAAGCGGTGATGCCCGGACCTCAAAAAGAAGACGGCAGGTTGAGTCGTGCATCTCCGGGACTCTCTGAGAAGAGAAACTTCACTGGAAACAAACACGAGGACTCAGAGACGGGATGGAGGAGACCGTTTACTGGAGTCAGAGCTAAATCGGCAAATGCTTTGCTCTTCACATctcctttttgtgtgtttgggaAAGATCAAGCGACTTTACAAACTGCGATAGAGACTTCATCAAAAGACACAGAGATCCCATCTGAAGGAAAGCAGACAGCGGGGAGTGAAAGCGAAGCAGCAGGAGGTGTTGAAGCAGAAAATATCACAGATTCTACTGatgagatgaagaaaaacaagaaacaagctCTAGATGAAGACACccactgtgtttctgtcaacacTGAAACGGTGCCTTATTTGAGCATCGGTACCGACCAGAACAAACCCGATGATTTCAACAAACAGTCCGCTGACAgtcagggtcaaaggtcacaggcGGGTAAAAGTATGGTGAGGATCTCCACCTGGCCTCCGACTGCAGTTCAGTGGCAGGAAAGATGCAAgatgaaggaagaagaagaagaagaggaaagagctGGTGAGTGTTTCAAGTTTCAAAGTGAGGAGAAGAAAGTGCAAAGCAAAGAGAATCCGTCGTTTTTTGACAAACGGGGAGTCAAAGCCGAGCAAACGGAAGAATTAACGGCTCTGACGCGAGACCCAGTTCTCTCAAAAGTCTCCGAGTTCTTAAAACCAAGTGACAAGACTTCAGAGTCCGCGTCAGATCATGTAAACAACTGCTGCTCCCATCTGAGCGATGCTCATAACCAGACTGATCTGAGACAAGAGGAGGGGGTCCAGGACTCAGCCGCCGCACCAGAGACAAGTAAGCTCCAAAAACCGAATCTGGAACAACTCAAACCCGCAGAAAAGCTTCCACGGAAGATCAGCAGTAAGAGCTGCGACAAGGGAGAGCTGAGAAATGAGCCAAAGCGACAGAGGGCAGAAACTAGAAGTAGAAGCTCGAAGGCTCCTTCTGACGGCGCCTCACCGGATGATGAGACCCTGCTGGATGGCAACGAGTACGCCTTCATGGACCTGCTGCATGAGGTGGTGCAGAACAACGGCCGCTGGACCAGAGAGAGGTGGAAGCAAGTCAACAAGCAGCGCCTCAACCAGCAGGGACAATAA
- the LOC122966053 gene encoding uncharacterized protein LOC122966053 isoform X3, with protein MKVVAVLALLVVNLCLSRCCYGEGPILLCLQIPQAFSPGYSTLVMILKDVGEINSTALRSDDLTSVTRLKIADARVTGVAARAFSSFQNLTSLHLEQNLLTEISPSWFSRPAVLHELNLTQNLIEVLNESMLNGFTGLSRLSLNKNRIRTIDPNSFNLLTNLAELDLSDNRMTKVSPQVFRSLNSTRMRLDENPWDCSCEAEEFVDFLKDLGSRSLLEEEMKVTCESPPSLKGRPVWNVLVCVTSPPPGPSAATSMTSPSSPSSSVTETSIHPKSSDLPVPDPAATGITETRVTFPPRPPSDPNIVGTFIAVIVVLCVLLFVVCILAVLYRRKRNSKAVMPGPQKEDGRLSRASPGLSEKRNFTGNKHEDSETGWRRPFTGVRAKSANALLFTSPFCVFGKDQATLQTAIETSSKDTEIPSEGKQTAGSESEAAGGVEAENITDSTDEMKKNKKQALDEDTHCVSVNTETVPYLSIGTDQNKPDDFNKQSADSQGQRSQAGKSMVRISTWPPTAVQWQERCKMKEEEEEEERAGECFKFQSEEKKVQSKENPSFFDKRGVKAEQTEELTALTRDPVLSKVSEFLKPSDKTSESASDHVNNCCSHLSDAHNQTDLRQEEGVQDSAAAPETSKLQKPNLEQLKPAEKLPRKISSKSCDKGELRNEPKRQRAETRSRSSKAPSDGASPDDETLLDGNEYAFMDLLHEVVQNNGRWTRERWKQVNKQRLNQQGQ; from the exons ATGAAGG TTGTTGCTGTTCTCGCTTTGTTGGTGGTGAATCTGTGTTTGAGCCGTTGTTGTTACGGAGAAGGACCGATTTTATTGTGCCTGCAGATACCACAAG CTTTCAGCCCCGGTTATTCAACTCTGGTGATGATTCTGAAGGACGTCGGAGAAATTAATTCCACCGCGTTACGCAGCGACGACCTCACCTCTGTCACCAGGCTCAAGATCGCCGACGCCAGAGTCACGGGAGTCGCCGCGAGAGCCTTCAGCTCCTTTCAAAACCTCACCAGTCTCCATTTAGAGCAGAACCTCCTGACAGAGATCAGCCCGAGCTGGTTCAGCAGGCCCGCCGTCCTCCATGAACTCAACCTCACACAAAACCTAATTGAAGTTCTGAACGAGTCCATGCTGAACGGGTTCACTGGCCTCTCGAGGCTCAGTCTGAATAAGAACAGGATCAGAACTATTGATCCAAACTCTTTTAACCTCCTAACCAACTTGGCTGAGTTGGACTTGTCTGACAACAGGATGACGAAGGTCTCACCTCAAGTCTTCAGGTCTCTCAACTCCACCAGGATGAGACTCGATGAGAACCCCTGGGACTGTTCATGTGAGGCGGAAGAGTTTGTTGACTTTCTAAAAG ATCTAGGGAGCAGATCTCTGCTGGAGGAAGAGATGAAGGTGACCTGTGAGAGTCCTCCATCCCTGAAAGGTCGACCTGTGTGGAACGTGTTGGTGTGTGTGACGTCACCTCCACCAGGACCATCTGCTG CAACTTCCATGACTTCAccttcatcaccttcatcatcagtcACAGAAACTTCCATCCACCCTAAATCCTCTGACCTACCTGTACCTGACCCTGCAGCTACTGGAATCACTG AAACTCGTGTCACATTTCCACCACGACCTCCGTCAGATCCAAATATCGTCGGCACGTTCATCGCTGTGATCG TGGTCCTCTGCGTGCTGCTGTTTGTGGTTTGTATCCTCGCCGTGCTGTACAGGAGAAAACGCAACAGCAAAGCGGTGATGCCCGGACCTCAAAAAGAAGACGGCAGGTTGAGTCGTGCATCTCCGGGACTCTCTGAGAAGAGAAACTTCACTGGAAACAAACACGAGGACTCAGAGACGGGATGGAGGAGACCGTTTACTGGAGTCAGAGCTAAATCGGCAAATGCTTTGCTCTTCACATctcctttttgtgtgtttgggaAAGATCAAGCGACTTTACAAACTGCGATAGAGACTTCATCAAAAGACACAGAGATCCCATCTGAAGGAAAGCAGACAGCGGGGAGTGAAAGCGAAGCAGCAGGAGGTGTTGAAGCAGAAAATATCACAGATTCTACTGatgagatgaagaaaaacaagaaacaagctCTAGATGAAGACACccactgtgtttctgtcaacacTGAAACGGTGCCTTATTTGAGCATCGGTACCGACCAGAACAAACCCGATGATTTCAACAAACAGTCCGCTGACAgtcagggtcaaaggtcacaggcGGGTAAAAGTATGGTGAGGATCTCCACCTGGCCTCCGACTGCAGTTCAGTGGCAGGAAAGATGCAAgatgaaggaagaagaagaagaagaggaaagagctGGTGAGTGTTTCAAGTTTCAAAGTGAGGAGAAGAAAGTGCAAAGCAAAGAGAATCCGTCGTTTTTTGACAAACGGGGAGTCAAAGCCGAGCAAACGGAAGAATTAACGGCTCTGACGCGAGACCCAGTTCTCTCAAAAGTCTCCGAGTTCTTAAAACCAAGTGACAAGACTTCAGAGTCCGCGTCAGATCATGTAAACAACTGCTGCTCCCATCTGAGCGATGCTCATAACCAGACTGATCTGAGACAAGAGGAGGGGGTCCAGGACTCAGCCGCCGCACCAGAGACAAGTAAGCTCCAAAAACCGAATCTGGAACAACTCAAACCCGCAGAAAAGCTTCCACGGAAGATCAGCAGTAAGAGCTGCGACAAGGGAGAGCTGAGAAATGAGCCAAAGCGACAGAGGGCAGAAACTAGAAGTAGAAGCTCGAAGGCTCCTTCTGACGGCGCCTCACCGGATGATGAGACCCTGCTGGATGGCAACGAGTACGCCTTCATGGACCTGCTGCATGAGGTGGTGCAGAACAACGGCCGCTGGACCAGAGAGAGGTGGAAGCAAGTCAACAAGCAGCGCCTCAACCAGCAGGGACAATAA